One window from the genome of Salvia miltiorrhiza cultivar Shanhuang (shh) chromosome 7, IMPLAD_Smil_shh, whole genome shotgun sequence encodes:
- the LOC130992484 gene encoding CASP-like protein 3A1 — translation MTHGPEVSIQLSETKMGAPTLRKSDVMHALIRLLCLLTSVTALSVMTTAKQASTISLYGFTLPLYSKWSFSDSFEYLVGVSAAVALHSLLQLLINTSRMLRKSPLIPSRNHAWLIFAGDQIFAYAVMSAGSAASGVTNLNRTGIHHSSLPNFCKALHVFCDRVAVSIAFTFFTCFLLAISVVLDVLCLSNY, via the exons ATGACTCACGGGCCGGAGGTGAGCATCCAGCTCTCGGAGACGAAAATGGGCGCCCCCACCCTCCGAAAGAGCGATGTCATGCACGCCCTCATCCGCCTGCTCTGCCTCCTCACTAGCGTCACGGCGCTGTCGGTCATGACCACCGCCAAGCAGGCCTCCACCATCTCTCTCTACGGCTTCACCTTGCCGCTCTACTCCAAGTGGTCCTTTTCCGACTCCTTCGA GTATCTTGTTGGTGTATCAGCAGCTGTGGCACTTCACTCCTTGCTCCAATTGCTCATCAATACGTCCAGAATGCTGCGCAAATCTCCTCTCATTCCTTCTAGGAATCATGCATGGCTCATTTTTGCTGGAGATCag ATATTTGCATATGCGGTGATGAGCGCAGGATCAGCAGCATCGGGCGTGACAAATTTGAATCGGACGGGAATCCATCATTCATCGCTGCCCAATTTCTGCAAAGCATTGCACGTTTTCTGCGACCGCGTGGCTGTTTCCATAGCCTTCACGTTTTTCACCTGTTTCTTACTCGCCATTTCGGTGGTCCTCGACGTGCTTTGCCTCTCAAACTATTAA